The following are encoded together in the Kribbella voronezhensis genome:
- a CDS encoding S1C family serine protease, giving the protein MTENQPQQPQNQPGPDAPAQGSTYGNQPQQGAPSFGSSPQERTQQLPMQGYGQHSQQQYAPQGGQPRIGQHSPGGSAYPQGGQFGTAGTHQGTSPGPNWPFGPQPAQPEPPKPKRRGLALVAATALLVGTAGGVGGAAVYSATNDSNSSTPSVTAPLNGSQAAPVSAPDGSVQAAAAKVLPSVVKIGVATSQGAATGSGIVISQDGLIVTNNHVVAGAGNGGKISVMLNDGRTLSATIVGTDPLTDLAVIRADAKDLKPAVLGKSGTLGVGQGVVAIGSPFGLEATVTSGIVSALNRPVTSGDEEQNSTTVFPAIQTDAAINPGNSGGALIDLAGQVVGINSAIKTAGGSGQSEGGNIGLGFAIPIDQAKPIIDELVAKGKATHARLGVEVGDAGSSDGLQQGATIGKVTAGGAADKAGLQQGDIVTSVDGKAIASGDALVAAVRSHRPDDEVSITFTRAGKAQTVKATLGSDNGNPTG; this is encoded by the coding sequence ATGACCGAGAACCAGCCACAGCAGCCGCAGAACCAGCCGGGGCCCGACGCACCGGCGCAGGGTTCGACGTACGGGAACCAGCCCCAGCAGGGCGCGCCGTCGTTCGGTTCGAGTCCGCAGGAGCGCACCCAGCAGTTGCCGATGCAGGGCTACGGCCAGCACTCGCAGCAGCAGTACGCGCCGCAGGGCGGGCAGCCGCGGATCGGTCAGCACTCACCAGGTGGGAGTGCATACCCGCAGGGCGGGCAGTTCGGGACGGCCGGGACGCATCAGGGGACGTCACCGGGCCCGAACTGGCCGTTCGGCCCGCAGCCGGCCCAGCCGGAGCCCCCGAAGCCCAAGCGGCGCGGTCTGGCTCTGGTGGCAGCCACCGCGCTGCTGGTCGGCACCGCAGGCGGAGTCGGTGGTGCCGCTGTGTACTCGGCGACCAACGACTCCAACAGCTCGACCCCGTCGGTCACGGCCCCGCTGAACGGCAGCCAGGCCGCACCGGTGTCCGCGCCGGACGGTTCGGTGCAGGCAGCGGCCGCGAAGGTGCTGCCGAGCGTGGTGAAGATCGGCGTTGCGACCTCGCAGGGCGCAGCCACCGGATCGGGCATCGTGATCAGCCAGGACGGGCTGATCGTCACCAACAACCACGTGGTCGCCGGCGCCGGCAACGGCGGCAAGATCTCAGTGATGCTGAACGACGGCCGGACGCTGTCGGCCACCATCGTCGGCACCGACCCGCTGACCGACCTCGCGGTGATCCGCGCCGACGCCAAGGACCTGAAGCCCGCCGTACTCGGCAAGAGCGGCACGCTCGGCGTCGGGCAGGGCGTAGTCGCGATCGGTTCGCCGTTCGGGCTGGAAGCGACCGTGACCAGCGGTATCGTCTCGGCACTCAATCGTCCCGTCACCTCCGGTGACGAGGAGCAGAACAGCACCACCGTCTTCCCAGCAATCCAGACAGACGCCGCCATCAACCCCGGAAACTCCGGCGGCGCCCTGATCGACCTTGCCGGCCAGGTGGTCGGAATCAACTCCGCGATCAAGACCGCCGGCGGATCGGGACAATCCGAAGGCGGCAACATCGGCCTGGGCTTCGCAATCCCGATCGACCAGGCCAAGCCGATCATCGACGAGCTGGTGGCCAAGGGCAAGGCCACGCATGCACGGCTCGGCGTAGAGGTCGGCGACGCGGGGTCTTCCGACGGGCTCCAGCAGGGAGCGACCATCGGCAAGGTGACGGCGGGCGGTGCGGCGGACAAAGCCGGTCTGCAGCAGGGTGACATCGTCACCTCTGTCGACGGCAAGGCGATCGCGTCAGGGGACGCGTTGGTCGCCGCAGTCCGTTCGCACCGCCCCGACGACGAAGTCAGCATCACCTTCACCCGAGCCGGCAAAGCCCAAACCGTCAAAGCCACCCTCGGCTCCGACAACGGCAACCCCACCGGCTGA
- a CDS encoding response regulator transcription factor — MRVLVVDDDRAVRDSLRRSLEFNDFEVVTASDGAEALAVIGNVEPDVVVMDVMMPRLDGLETTKALRAAGNNVPILVLTARDAVADRVDGLDAGGDDYLTKPFALEELLARLRALLRRSTTPGEGGPRGEVLQYADLVVDVDAHEVHRGNIPIPLTRTEFSLLELLIRNPRRVLERAVILDAVWGYDFPTTANSLEVYIGYLRRKTEVDNLPRLIHTVRGIGYVLRDTPP; from the coding sequence ATGCGAGTACTGGTGGTGGACGACGACCGGGCGGTCCGGGACTCGCTGCGCCGTTCGCTGGAGTTCAACGACTTCGAGGTGGTGACCGCCTCGGACGGCGCCGAGGCGCTCGCGGTGATCGGCAACGTCGAGCCGGACGTGGTCGTGATGGATGTGATGATGCCGCGCCTGGACGGGCTGGAGACCACCAAGGCATTGCGGGCCGCGGGCAACAACGTCCCGATCCTGGTGCTCACGGCGCGCGACGCGGTCGCCGATCGCGTGGACGGCCTCGATGCCGGTGGCGACGACTACCTGACCAAGCCGTTCGCGCTGGAAGAGCTCCTGGCTCGGCTGCGAGCGCTGCTGCGCCGTAGTACGACGCCTGGTGAGGGCGGGCCGCGCGGCGAAGTCTTGCAGTACGCCGACCTGGTGGTGGACGTCGATGCGCACGAGGTGCACCGCGGCAACATCCCGATCCCGTTGACGCGCACCGAGTTCTCGCTGCTCGAACTGCTGATCCGCAACCCACGCCGGGTGCTGGAGCGCGCGGTGATCCTGGACGCGGTCTGGGGCTACGACTTCCCCACCACGGCGAACTCCCTCGAGGTCTACATCGGCTACCTGCGCCGCAAGACCGAGGTCGACAACCTGCCCCGCCTGATCCACACCGTCCGCGGCATCGGCTACGTGCTGAGAGACACCCCACCGTGA
- a CDS encoding sensor histidine kinase, whose product MTTQPPPDDFPKYARPPDEETLELGTPQPPYPDRRRTSPTRPTTGPRPPAPTPTGPTGPAPGEPTQGVPTQGVPNQHMSPSAPPPRAPGQDAPSHGVPGLGVPVEGAQPQGMPGQDGSAQGSAGKVGARGNGSGANRRMVATASRTQDWWQEKLHELSLHARVTLLAAVAVGLAVAFVSVAAYATVRQQMYRNLDNSLIIRATQAAKSGVLTSKDNLQRVTPEELGLSDIRLGVYTAEGDRIGAFEAAPPPMEAPELAIAQGQEAGVYSLRTAGARNGSHYRVIAVPAGYCPLPGGVRCDDDQLEPSALVVAQSLTPIDRTLHNLGIVLWAVGLLGVIGAALAGNAIAQSGLRPLARLTGEAERIARTEELKPIPVTGSDEISRLALAFNAMLTALARSQDRQRRLVGDAGHELRTPLTSIRTNLDLLAQADKKGGLRPEDRQQLLDDVRAQMDELTNLIGDLTELARDTPQVRNAELIELSNVVEDAVIKVRRRAQSLEWDVQLTPFPVWGDERLLGRAVTNLLDNAAKYSTPDAAERSTAEGEPAGRVSVHLLDGVLTVTDSGPGIADADLPHVFERFYRSSEARSRPGSGLGLAIVKHAAEQHGGMIYARNAPGGGAQFTLWLPHAATQSR is encoded by the coding sequence GTGACCACGCAACCCCCACCCGACGACTTCCCCAAGTACGCCCGCCCGCCGGACGAGGAAACCCTGGAGCTCGGCACCCCCCAGCCCCCGTACCCCGACCGCCGCCGCACGTCGCCCACCCGCCCCACAACCGGCCCCCGCCCACCCGCCCCAACCCCGACCGGCCCCACCGGCCCGGCTCCGGGCGAACCGACCCAGGGCGTGCCGACCCAGGGCGTGCCGAACCAGCACATGTCTCCGAGCGCACCGCCTCCACGCGCTCCAGGTCAGGACGCGCCGAGTCACGGCGTACCAGGTCTGGGCGTGCCGGTTGAAGGCGCTCAGCCTCAAGGCATGCCCGGTCAGGACGGCTCAGCACAAGGCAGTGCGGGCAAGGTCGGGGCGCGTGGCAACGGGAGCGGCGCCAACCGGCGCATGGTTGCGACTGCTTCACGCACGCAGGACTGGTGGCAGGAGAAGCTGCACGAGCTGAGCCTGCACGCCCGGGTCACCCTGCTCGCAGCCGTCGCCGTCGGCCTCGCCGTCGCATTCGTCAGCGTCGCCGCCTACGCCACCGTCAGGCAGCAGATGTACCGCAACCTCGACAACAGCCTGATCATCCGCGCCACCCAGGCTGCCAAGAGCGGAGTACTGACCAGCAAGGACAACCTCCAGCGGGTCACACCTGAAGAGCTCGGCCTGAGCGACATCCGCCTCGGCGTCTACACCGCCGAGGGCGATCGAATCGGCGCCTTCGAAGCCGCCCCGCCACCGATGGAGGCTCCCGAACTCGCCATCGCACAGGGCCAGGAAGCGGGTGTCTACAGTCTGCGAACAGCAGGTGCCCGGAATGGGTCGCATTACCGCGTGATCGCGGTGCCGGCCGGATATTGCCCTTTGCCGGGCGGGGTGCGCTGCGACGATGACCAACTCGAGCCCTCGGCTCTGGTGGTCGCGCAGTCGTTGACGCCGATCGACCGCACCTTGCACAACCTTGGGATCGTGCTCTGGGCCGTGGGTCTGCTCGGCGTCATCGGCGCAGCCCTGGCTGGTAACGCGATCGCACAGTCCGGCCTGCGACCTCTCGCCCGGCTGACCGGCGAGGCCGAGCGGATCGCGCGGACCGAGGAGCTGAAGCCGATCCCGGTGACCGGTTCGGATGAGATCTCGCGGCTCGCGTTGGCGTTCAACGCGATGCTCACAGCGCTAGCGAGATCGCAGGACCGGCAGCGCCGGCTGGTCGGCGATGCCGGGCACGAGTTGCGTACTCCGTTGACCAGCATCCGCACCAACCTCGATCTCCTTGCCCAAGCAGACAAGAAGGGTGGGCTCCGGCCCGAGGACCGCCAGCAGTTGCTGGACGACGTACGCGCCCAGATGGACGAGCTGACCAACCTGATCGGCGACCTGACCGAGCTGGCTCGCGATACCCCGCAGGTTCGCAACGCCGAGCTGATCGAACTGTCGAACGTCGTCGAGGACGCGGTGATCAAGGTCCGTCGTCGCGCCCAGTCGCTGGAGTGGGACGTCCAGTTGACCCCGTTCCCGGTCTGGGGCGACGAGCGACTCCTCGGCCGCGCGGTGACGAACTTGCTGGACAACGCGGCGAAGTACAGCACGCCCGACGCAGCGGAACGTAGTACGGCGGAAGGCGAGCCGGCGGGGCGGGTCAGCGTTCACCTCTTGGACGGCGTACTGACCGTCACCGACAGCGGACCAGGCATCGCCGACGCGGACCTGCCGCACGTCTTCGAGCGGTTCTACCGGTCCAGTGAGGCACGCAGCCGCCCGGGTTCCGGCCTGGGACTGGCGATCGTGAAACACGCGGCCGAGCAACACGGCGGCATGATCTACGCGCGCAACGCCCCCGGCGGCGGCGCCCAGTTCACCCTCTGGCTCCCCCACGCCGCCACCCAGTCCCGCTGA
- a CDS encoding aminoglycoside 3'-phosphotransferase: MDFLVSAGWEPVVGGESATEVFRRGGVYAKRCLVDGVAELRGERDRVEWLAGTGIPGAKVVDWIESSEGAVLMTTAVPGVGGGDVPPSRRAVESLAAMVKALHEVPLVDCPFERRVDDVVRQAADVVRRGAVEPDFLTDEWRLVPSERLLAGLYGELDEVRAKADLVVCHGDACLPNFLFDPETLECTGMIDVGRLGIADRYADLALLKAQIEDEWAVDATGFLKSYGLVEPDGQRLRFYRLLDSLSWASAALE; this comes from the coding sequence GTGGACTTTTTGGTGAGTGCTGGGTGGGAGCCGGTGGTGGGTGGGGAGTCGGCGACGGAGGTGTTTCGGCGGGGTGGGGTTTATGCGAAGCGGTGCTTGGTGGATGGAGTAGCTGAGCTGCGTGGGGAGCGGGATCGGGTGGAGTGGTTGGCAGGTACGGGGATTCCGGGGGCGAAGGTCGTCGACTGGATTGAGTCGTCGGAAGGCGCGGTGTTGATGACCACGGCTGTTCCGGGGGTGGGCGGTGGTGATGTGCCGCCATCGCGTCGTGCGGTGGAGAGTCTTGCGGCCATGGTCAAGGCGTTGCATGAGGTGCCGTTGGTGGATTGTCCGTTCGAGCGTCGGGTGGACGATGTCGTCAGGCAAGCGGCGGACGTCGTACGGCGGGGTGCGGTGGAGCCGGATTTCCTTACGGATGAGTGGCGGCTTGTGCCGTCGGAGCGGTTGCTCGCTGGCTTGTACGGCGAGTTGGACGAGGTCCGGGCGAAGGCGGACCTTGTCGTCTGTCACGGGGACGCCTGCCTGCCGAATTTCCTCTTCGACCCGGAGACCCTCGAGTGCACCGGCATGATCGATGTCGGTCGGCTCGGCATCGCCGACCGGTATGCCGATCTCGCCTTGCTCAAGGCCCAGATCGAAGACGAGTGGGCCGTTGACGCCACCGGCTTCCTGAAAAGCTACGGGCTCGTGGAGCCCGACGGTCAGCGGCTCAGGTTCTACCGGCTCCTCGATTCGCTGAGCTGGGCTTCAGCGGCCCTGGAGTGA